The Denitrificimonas caeni genome has a segment encoding these proteins:
- the fliN gene encoding flagellar motor switch protein FliN: MSEEEQVSSEDQALADEWAAALAEADTNTDQDDIDAMLEQSSGPAKASMQEFPSQQNTEEALTTLGGPNLDVILDIPVSISMEVGSADISIRNLLQLNQGSVVELDRLAGEPLDVLVNGTLIAHGEVVVVNEKFGIRLTDVISPSERIKKLR, from the coding sequence ATGAGCGAAGAAGAACAGGTTTCCAGTGAAGATCAGGCCTTGGCAGATGAGTGGGCAGCCGCTTTAGCTGAAGCAGATACCAATACTGATCAAGATGATATTGACGCCATGCTGGAACAAAGCAGTGGTCCGGCAAAGGCCAGCATGCAAGAGTTTCCCAGCCAGCAAAATACCGAAGAGGCTTTAACCACCCTTGGCGGGCCGAACTTGGATGTCATTTTAGATATTCCAGTGAGTATTTCCATGGAAGTGGGCAGCGCCGATATTAGCATCCGCAACTTATTGCAGCTCAATCAAGGCTCGGTGGTGGAGTTGGACCGACTGGCCGGCGAGCCCCTCGATGTATTGGTGAATGGCACCTTGATCGCACACGGTGAAGTGGTGGTGGTCAATGAAAAGTTCGGGATTCGTTTGACTGATGTGATCAGCCCAAGCGAGCGTATTAAAAAACTACGGTAA
- the fliO gene encoding flagellar biosynthetic protein FliO, with product MRLFIMLILASSAAWAENTVLEQPSEAAKVAPASSSLLESSQVSSQLLQLVFGLLLVIGLIFLLAWVVRRVQQSLPVKGSQQAISLLASQALGPRDRLLLVQVGKEQILLGLTPGTIVPLHVLQEPVEVSAANNPLSSAFAQRLAKALKTTAKDEPS from the coding sequence ATGCGCCTTTTTATTATGCTGATACTGGCCAGCAGCGCTGCTTGGGCAGAGAATACAGTGCTGGAGCAACCGAGCGAAGCGGCTAAAGTTGCTCCCGCTAGCTCGAGTTTGCTTGAGTCGAGTCAAGTCAGCAGTCAATTGCTGCAGCTGGTGTTTGGCTTGTTGTTAGTGATTGGTTTGATCTTTTTGCTGGCGTGGGTGGTGCGTAGGGTTCAGCAAAGTTTACCGGTGAAAGGCTCACAACAAGCCATTTCATTATTGGCTTCCCAAGCCTTGGGGCCGCGAGATCGATTGTTATTGGTGCAGGTGGGTAAAGAGCAAATACTTTTAGGTTTAACGCCAGGCACCATAGTGCCTTTGCATGTATTGCAAGAGCCCGTTGAAGTCAGTGCAGCGAATAATCCATTGTCTTCGGCTTTTGCGCAGCGTTTAGCCAAAGCACTAAAAACCACTGCTAAGGATGAGCCGTCATGA
- the fliP gene encoding flagellar type III secretion system pore protein FliP (The bacterial flagellar biogenesis protein FliP forms a type III secretion system (T3SS)-type pore required for flagellar assembly.), translating to MTGLARWFLTVGLLFFATGVWAADDPLSISAITLTTDAQGQQEYSVSLQILLIMTALGFIPAFVMLMTCFTRIIIVFSILRQALGLQQTPSNQILIGLTIFLTLFIMAPVFERINEDALQPYLQEEISVQQALHAAEQPIRGFMLAQTRESDLELFVRLSKRTDILSADETPLVILIPAFVTSELKTAFQIGFMIFIPFLIIDLVVASILMAMGMMMLSPLIISLPFKIMLFVLVDGWALIIGTLASSFGTL from the coding sequence ATGACTGGGTTGGCACGCTGGTTCTTAACTGTGGGGCTGTTGTTTTTCGCCACCGGCGTGTGGGCGGCTGATGACCCTTTATCTATATCGGCCATAACCCTCACTACCGACGCGCAAGGGCAGCAAGAGTACTCGGTTAGTTTACAAATCTTGCTGATAATGACTGCGCTGGGTTTTATCCCAGCTTTTGTCATGTTGATGACCTGTTTTACCCGCATTATTATTGTTTTTTCGATTCTGCGCCAAGCCCTTGGTTTGCAGCAAACGCCTTCTAATCAGATTTTAATAGGACTGACTATTTTTCTGACGTTATTTATTATGGCGCCGGTGTTTGAGCGTATTAATGAAGATGCCTTGCAGCCTTACCTACAGGAAGAGATCAGCGTGCAACAGGCATTGCATGCCGCCGAACAGCCGATTCGCGGTTTTATGTTGGCGCAAACCCGAGAGTCTGATTTAGAGCTTTTTGTGCGTTTATCTAAACGTACCGATATTCTCTCTGCGGATGAAACCCCATTAGTTATTTTAATTCCGGCGTTTGTCACCTCTGAATTAAAAACAGCGTTTCAGATCGGTTTTATGATTTTTATTCCGTTTTTGATTATTGACTTGGTGGTTGCCAGTATTTTAATGGCCATGGGTATGATGATGCTTTCGCCCTTAATTATCTCTTTACCTTTTAAAATAATGCTGTTTGTTTTAGTGGACGGCTGGGCGCTGATCATTGGTACCTTGGCCAGTAGTTTTGGCACGCTATAG
- the fliQ gene encoding flagellar biosynthesis protein FliQ — protein sequence MTPEVAVDIFREALSLTALVVAAIIVPSLLVGLLVAMFQAATQINEQTLSFLPRLMVSFMTLIVLGPWLVGQWMEFTTRLIHNIPFVIG from the coding sequence ATGACGCCAGAAGTTGCTGTAGACATCTTTCGCGAAGCTTTATCCCTGACGGCCTTAGTGGTTGCCGCGATTATTGTGCCCAGTTTGTTAGTGGGTCTATTGGTTGCTATGTTCCAAGCAGCCACACAAATTAACGAGCAAACCTTGAGTTTCTTGCCCAGGTTAATGGTCAGCTTTATGACGCTAATTGTGTTGGGGCCATGGTTGGTGGGGCAGTGGATGGAGTTCACCACAAGGTTAATTCACAACATACCTTTTGTGATTGGTTGA
- the fliR gene encoding flagellar biosynthetic protein FliR yields the protein MLELSSTQIAAWISSFLLPLFRIAAVLMVMPIIGTQLVPQRVRLYLALAITLVLMPVLPPMPHVDALSLQSILLIAEQIIIGAMLGFSLQLFFHIFVFAGQLVSMQMGLGFASMMDPATGVSVPVLGQFLLMLVTLLFLAMNGHLVVFEVLAESFVTLPVGQTLEVGHYAILVGRLSWVIGAALLLVLPAISALLVINIAFGVMTRAAPQLNIFTIGFPLTLVMGLIIFWISTSDILLQYQNIATDALFMLRSLAQAQ from the coding sequence ATGCTAGAACTCAGTAGCACACAAATTGCTGCTTGGATCAGCAGTTTTTTGCTGCCGCTGTTTCGTATTGCTGCAGTGTTAATGGTGATGCCGATTATCGGTACACAACTGGTGCCGCAGCGCGTACGCCTATACTTAGCACTGGCGATAACCTTGGTGTTAATGCCAGTGCTACCGCCGATGCCGCACGTGGATGCTTTGAGTTTGCAGAGTATCTTGCTGATTGCCGAGCAAATTATCATTGGCGCGATGCTGGGGTTCTCTTTACAGCTGTTTTTTCATATTTTTGTGTTTGCCGGACAACTCGTCTCAATGCAGATGGGGCTGGGTTTCGCCTCGATGATGGATCCCGCCACAGGTGTTTCTGTACCAGTGTTAGGGCAGTTTTTGCTGATGCTCGTTACTTTGTTATTTTTGGCCATGAACGGACATTTAGTTGTTTTTGAAGTGTTGGCGGAAAGTTTTGTAACCTTGCCGGTTGGACAAACCCTTGAAGTTGGCCATTATGCAATTTTAGTGGGGCGTTTAAGTTGGGTGATAGGTGCGGCGCTGTTGTTGGTTTTGCCAGCCATCAGTGCGTTGCTGGTGATTAACATTGCTTTTGGTGTGATGACCCGCGCAGCGCCACAGTTGAATATTTTTACAATTGGTTTCCCATTGACTCTAGTGATGGGCTTAATCATCTTCTGGATTTCCACATCTGACATTTTGCTGCAATACCAAAATATCGCCACAGATGCCTTATTTATGTTGCGCAGCTTGGCGCAGGCACAATAG
- the flhB gene encoding flagellar biosynthesis protein FlhB: protein MAESESGAEKSEDPTEKRKQDSRKKGEIARSRELNTLAVVLAGTGGLLTFGGALGQRVMQVMHKNFSLPRELLLDERYMAISLLQSAQMAGDALIPLFMVLLIAAIVGPVALGGWLFSMEALAPKFSRMNPLSGLKRMFSMKSLVELLKALGKFTVVLMVALIVLSRARLELIAIASEPLEMAILHSMQVVGWSALWLACGLIIIAAVDIPFQIWDSKQKLKMTKQEVRDEYKDTEGKPEVKGRMRQLQREMAERRMMSAVPEADVIITNPTHFAVALKYDAEQGQAPVLLAKGGDFLALKIREIGTEHQITLLESPALARAVYYSTEVDEEIPAGLYMAVAQVLAYVYQLRQYHAGKGKKPDLFKDPEVPADLRRDE from the coding sequence ATGGCAGAAAGTGAAAGCGGTGCAGAAAAAAGCGAAGACCCCACAGAGAAACGCAAACAAGACTCACGTAAAAAAGGTGAGATTGCCCGCTCCCGCGAGCTTAATACCTTAGCTGTAGTGCTGGCCGGTACCGGTGGCTTGTTAACCTTTGGTGGGGCTTTAGGGCAGCGGGTTATGCAGGTGATGCATAAAAACTTTTCTTTGCCCCGTGAGCTATTGTTAGATGAGCGTTATATGGCAATCAGCCTTTTACAATCAGCGCAAATGGCTGGCGATGCCTTAATTCCTTTATTTATGGTGTTGTTGATTGCCGCTATCGTTGGGCCTGTGGCATTGGGTGGCTGGTTATTTTCCATGGAGGCTTTGGCACCTAAGTTTAGCCGAATGAACCCGCTGTCTGGGCTCAAGCGGATGTTTTCCATGAAGTCACTGGTGGAGCTGTTAAAAGCTTTAGGCAAGTTCACAGTGGTGCTAATGGTTGCTTTAATTGTGCTCAGCCGGGCCCGTTTAGAGTTGATTGCCATTGCTAGCGAGCCTTTAGAGATGGCCATTTTGCACAGTATGCAGGTGGTGGGCTGGAGTGCGCTGTGGTTGGCCTGCGGTTTGATCATTATTGCTGCGGTGGATATCCCATTTCAAATTTGGGACAGCAAGCAAAAACTTAAAATGACCAAGCAAGAAGTTCGTGACGAATACAAAGATACTGAGGGTAAACCCGAAGTTAAGGGACGGATGCGTCAATTACAACGAGAAATGGCTGAGCGACGTATGATGAGCGCGGTACCTGAAGCCGATGTCATTATTACTAACCCAACCCACTTTGCCGTAGCTTTAAAATATGATGCTGAGCAAGGCCAAGCCCCAGTTTTACTGGCTAAGGGCGGTGACTTCCTGGCTTTAAAAATACGTGAAATTGGTACAGAGCATCAAATTACTTTACTTGAGTCGCCAGCCTTAGCGCGAGCGGTGTATTACTCAACGGAAGTGGATGAAGAAATTCCTGCAGGCTTGTATATGGCTGTTGCGCAGGTTTTAGCTTATGTTTATCAGTTGCGCCAATACCATGCCGGCAAAGGTAAAAAGCCCGATTTATTTAAAGACCCTGAGGTTCCTGCAGACTTACGCAGGGATGAGTAA
- a CDS encoding response regulator translates to MKLLVVEDEALLRHHLYTRLGEQGHVVDAVADAEEALYRVREYNHDLAIIDLGLPGMSGLDLIGELRNLGKQFPILVLTARGSWQNKVEGLAAGADDYVVKPFQFEELEARLNALLRRSSGFVQSTIGAGPLQLDLNRKQALLLDVPLPLTAYEYRILEYLMRHHQQVVSKERLIEQLYPDDEDRDPNVIEVLVGRLRRKLEGDAGFKPIETVRGQGYLFTEACV, encoded by the coding sequence ATGAAATTATTAGTCGTTGAAGATGAAGCGTTGCTGCGCCACCACCTTTATACACGACTGGGTGAGCAAGGCCATGTGGTTGATGCTGTGGCTGATGCTGAAGAGGCTTTGTACCGAGTGCGCGAGTACAACCATGATTTGGCCATTATCGACTTAGGTTTACCGGGCATGAGTGGCTTAGATTTAATTGGGGAGCTGCGCAACCTAGGTAAGCAATTTCCAATTTTAGTGCTGACCGCCCGTGGCAGCTGGCAAAATAAAGTTGAAGGACTGGCTGCTGGAGCCGACGACTATGTGGTTAAACCTTTCCAGTTTGAAGAGCTGGAGGCCCGTCTCAATGCTTTATTGCGTCGCTCGTCAGGCTTTGTGCAGTCCACCATAGGTGCAGGCCCTCTGCAGTTGGATCTGAACCGCAAACAAGCGTTATTGCTGGATGTGCCTTTGCCGCTAACTGCTTATGAATACCGAATTCTTGAATACTTGATGCGTCATCACCAGCAGGTGGTGTCCAAAGAGCGCTTGATTGAGCAGCTCTATCCTGATGATGAAGACCGTGATCCCAACGTAATTGAAGTCTTAGTGGGGCGCTTGCGACGTAAACTTGAGGGTGACGCAGGTTTTAAACCCATAGAAACAGTGCGTGGCCAGGGCTATTTATTTACTGAAGCCTGTGTTTGA
- a CDS encoding ATP-binding protein encodes MHRDKKVTSLRMRLMLGAAVTVSLFMLALFPALQQVFTQSLEQAIEQRLAADASALISAARINNGQLQMPEKLPDEEFDILPARQLGFIYDDKGTVLWRSRSSEDVKINYQPKYDGHGHEFLRAKDSEGREFFIYDVEVDLLRGKNADFSIVTMQPVSDYQKMYDSLRQQLYVWLGFALLLLLGFLWLGLGWGIRSLRSLSAELDDVETGKRAALSDEHPRELLRLTRSLNRLLESERQQSERYRHSLDDLAHSLKTPLAVLQGVGEVLAARPDNAEQAGTLLGQVNRMSQQISYQLQRASLRKSGLLRYQVKLQPLLSSLLVALDKVYRDKNVRVQQDFSAELRVPVEQGALLELLGNILENAYRLSVSEIRISAQLTENCCELIVEDDGPGVPRHQRERILQRGERLDTQYPGQGIGIAVVKDIIGSYGGEFFVEDSDLGGAQFRVVFPLN; translated from the coding sequence ATGCACAGGGATAAAAAAGTGACTTCACTGCGCATGCGCTTGATGCTGGGCGCTGCAGTGACTGTCTCTTTGTTTATGCTGGCCTTATTTCCAGCTTTGCAGCAGGTGTTTACCCAGTCCCTTGAACAGGCCATTGAGCAGCGCTTGGCAGCAGATGCTAGCGCGTTAATTTCTGCTGCGCGGATCAACAATGGGCAGTTGCAAATGCCAGAAAAGTTGCCAGATGAAGAGTTCGATATCTTACCTGCACGGCAATTGGGCTTTATTTATGATGATAAAGGCACTGTGTTGTGGCGCTCACGCAGTTCAGAGGATGTCAAAATTAACTATCAGCCCAAATACGATGGTCATGGCCATGAGTTTTTACGGGCCAAGGATAGCGAAGGCCGTGAGTTCTTTATTTATGATGTGGAAGTGGATCTGTTGCGGGGTAAAAATGCTGACTTTAGTATCGTCACTATGCAGCCGGTCAGTGATTATCAAAAAATGTATGACAGCTTGCGTCAGCAGCTTTATGTTTGGTTAGGTTTCGCGTTATTGCTGTTACTGGGCTTTTTATGGCTTGGTTTAGGTTGGGGGATTCGTAGTTTACGCAGTTTAAGTGCCGAGCTGGATGATGTGGAAACTGGCAAGCGTGCGGCTTTAAGTGATGAGCATCCGCGTGAGTTGCTGCGCTTGACCCGTTCCTTAAACCGTCTCCTAGAAAGCGAGCGCCAACAAAGTGAACGCTACCGGCATTCGCTCGATGATCTGGCCCATAGTTTAAAAACCCCCTTGGCGGTGCTGCAGGGAGTTGGTGAGGTGCTTGCCGCACGGCCTGATAATGCCGAGCAAGCTGGTACTTTACTGGGCCAGGTCAACCGCATGAGCCAACAAATCAGCTATCAGTTGCAGCGCGCCAGTTTGCGGAAAAGTGGTTTGCTGCGCTACCAAGTGAAGTTACAGCCATTGCTCAGCAGTTTGTTGGTGGCGCTGGATAAGGTGTATCGCGATAAAAATGTACGGGTTCAGCAAGATTTTTCCGCAGAATTGCGGGTGCCAGTTGAGCAAGGGGCTCTTTTGGAGTTACTCGGTAATATTTTAGAAAATGCTTACCGTTTATCAGTCAGTGAGATTCGTATCAGTGCTCAACTGACTGAGAATTGCTGTGAGCTTATTGTGGAAGATGATGGTCCTGGGGTGCCCAGGCATCAACGGGAGCGTATTTTACAGCGGGGCGAGCGTCTCGATACGCAATACCCAGGGCAAGGGATTGGCATCGCCGTGGTTAAAGACATCATTGGTAGCTATGGCGGCGAGTTTTTTGTTGAGGATTCAGACTTGGGCGGCGCACAGTTTCGGGTGGTTTTCCCATTAAACTAA
- a CDS encoding SprT family zinc-dependent metalloprotease gives MPDLIQQRVEDCYQQAERYFNCTFARPVISFKLRGQKAGVAHICENRLRFNPVLYKENREHFLQHTVAHEVAHLVTYQHYGNKIRAHGPQWQAVMQNVFQLPANRCHNYNVSRAPRTHYLYSCKCTDREPFALSAQRHARVKKGLYYLCKACKAQLVYLQQQVKR, from the coding sequence ATGCCTGATCTTATCCAGCAACGCGTTGAAGACTGCTACCAACAAGCTGAGCGCTATTTCAACTGCACTTTTGCCCGACCTGTCATCAGCTTTAAATTGCGCGGACAAAAAGCTGGAGTTGCACATATTTGTGAAAATCGCTTACGTTTTAATCCTGTACTTTATAAGGAAAACCGCGAGCACTTTTTGCAGCACACGGTAGCCCATGAAGTCGCGCACCTAGTGACCTATCAACACTACGGCAATAAAATCCGCGCCCACGGGCCACAATGGCAAGCGGTGATGCAAAACGTATTTCAATTGCCAGCCAATCGCTGCCATAACTATAACGTTAGCCGAGCACCACGCACCCATTACCTATACAGCTGCAAATGCACTGACCGCGAGCCTTTCGCCCTCAGTGCACAGCGCCATGCTCGGGTTAAAAAAGGTTTGTATTACCTATGCAAGGCCTGCAAAGCACAGTTAGTTTATTTACAGCAGCAAGTTAAGCGCTAA
- a CDS encoding methyl-accepting chemotaxis protein encodes MQFLRQFSISKRLWLIFLITVGMFFVFGALALKQSYDLMHSAKAVKTQHIVESTLGTLEHFYELEKSGRLSSAEAQEQAKSALNKLRYGRNDYVWINDLAPTMLMHTMSPALNGKSLADYKDPDGVEIFNEFVRIAKQDGSGFLAYRWPMPGANAPVDKISYVQLFKPWNWVIGSGVYLDDIQAEFRSAAINASIISFIIILVLVLLIISIMRSILAPLENVVDAMQNIASGDADLTKELSTNGKDEITQLSQHFNTFALKLRGTVSHLLSSAVTLTQAAEALGQQAAQSLSISEDQSQQTEQIATAINEVTYAVQDVAKHAEQAATEVSQATEQAAAGQANIDNSLQQTDLLSATIAEAVNVMQTLAEESSQIGRVLDVIRSIAEQTNLLALNAAIEAARAGEQGRGFAVVADEVRLLAQRTQQSTDEVQDMIESLQNNSQAAVQVINQSSSTAQATVEQAHQAQESLSSISNALHMINDLNTSIASATLQQSHVAEEINQNVTQVAGLSLSSNQAAHQLSSSSEQLNQLAQDLNRQLGQFKV; translated from the coding sequence ATGCAATTTCTTCGTCAGTTTTCCATCAGTAAGCGTCTGTGGTTGATCTTTCTGATAACTGTAGGGATGTTCTTTGTTTTTGGCGCCCTGGCATTAAAACAGTCCTATGACTTAATGCACTCTGCCAAAGCAGTTAAAACCCAGCACATTGTGGAAAGCACCCTAGGTACTCTGGAACACTTTTACGAGTTGGAAAAATCTGGGCGCCTCAGCTCAGCAGAAGCACAAGAGCAAGCTAAAAGTGCTCTCAACAAGCTGCGTTATGGCCGTAATGACTATGTGTGGATCAATGACTTAGCTCCAACGATGCTAATGCACACCATGTCTCCTGCGCTCAATGGTAAAAGTTTAGCTGACTATAAAGATCCTGATGGCGTAGAAATTTTTAATGAGTTTGTACGCATCGCTAAGCAGGATGGCTCAGGTTTTTTAGCTTATCGCTGGCCTATGCCTGGCGCCAATGCCCCAGTGGATAAAATATCTTATGTACAGCTCTTTAAGCCTTGGAACTGGGTCATCGGCTCTGGCGTTTACTTGGATGATATCCAAGCCGAGTTTCGTTCAGCAGCGATTAACGCCAGCATCATTAGCTTTATTATTATACTGGTCTTGGTTTTACTGATTATCAGCATTATGCGCAGCATTTTAGCCCCATTAGAGAATGTTGTAGACGCCATGCAAAACATTGCCAGTGGCGATGCTGATTTAACCAAAGAGTTAAGCACCAACGGTAAAGATGAAATCACCCAGCTGAGCCAGCACTTTAATACTTTTGCCTTGAAATTACGCGGCACTGTCAGTCATTTGTTAAGCAGCGCTGTAACCCTAACTCAAGCTGCTGAAGCGCTCGGCCAACAAGCAGCTCAGTCGTTATCGATCAGTGAAGACCAATCTCAGCAAACTGAGCAAATTGCCACCGCGATTAATGAAGTCACCTATGCCGTGCAAGATGTTGCCAAACACGCAGAACAAGCAGCCACAGAAGTTTCTCAGGCCACTGAGCAAGCAGCGGCTGGCCAAGCCAATATTGATAACAGCTTGCAACAAACCGACCTACTCTCAGCAACTATTGCTGAAGCGGTCAATGTGATGCAAACCTTGGCCGAAGAAAGCAGCCAAATTGGCCGTGTTTTGGATGTTATTCGCTCTATTGCTGAACAAACCAATCTCTTGGCATTAAACGCAGCCATTGAAGCTGCGCGCGCTGGAGAACAAGGCCGCGGCTTCGCTGTAGTTGCCGACGAGGTGCGTTTATTAGCGCAGCGCACTCAACAATCGACCGACGAAGTGCAAGATATGATCGAGAGCCTGCAAAACAACTCGCAAGCTGCAGTGCAAGTGATCAATCAAAGCAGTAGCACCGCACAAGCAACTGTTGAGCAAGCCCATCAAGCTCAAGAAAGCCTGAGCAGTATCAGCAATGCACTACATATGATTAACGACTTAAACACGTCGATTGCCAGCGCCACTTTGCAGCAATCCCATGTTGCCGAAGAGATTAATCAAAACGTCACCCAAGTGGCTGGACTGTCGCTATCTAGCAATCAAGCCGCACACCAGCTGAGCAGCTCCAGTGAACAACTCAATCAATTGGCGCAAGATCTCAACCGCCAGCTTGGCCAGTTTAAAGTCTAA
- a CDS encoding undecaprenyl-diphosphate phosphatase → MDTWLALQAFILGVVEGLTEFLPVSSTGHQIIVADLIDFGGQRAKAFNIIIQLGAILAVMWEYRRKILEVVVGLPREASAQSFTLNLFVAFIPAVILGLTFADLIEQWLFNPITVASALVIGGVVMLWAEKRKHKIAAETVDDMSWQQALKIGCAQCLALIPGTSRSASTIIGGLYFGLSRKAATEFSFFLAMPTMVGATVYSVYKHRELFAGGDDLWVFAIGFVTSFIFAMLAVRALLKFIANNSYAVFAWYRIVFGLLILATWQLGFIDWASIGE, encoded by the coding sequence ATGGACACTTGGTTAGCATTACAGGCATTTATTTTAGGGGTGGTTGAGGGGCTAACGGAGTTCTTGCCAGTCTCCAGCACTGGGCACCAAATTATTGTTGCCGACCTGATTGATTTTGGTGGGCAGCGCGCCAAGGCCTTCAATATTATTATTCAGCTGGGCGCGATTCTGGCGGTGATGTGGGAGTATCGCCGTAAAATCCTTGAGGTGGTGGTTGGCTTACCCCGCGAGGCCAGTGCGCAGAGTTTTACTCTTAACCTCTTTGTGGCTTTTATTCCTGCGGTAATACTGGGTTTAACCTTTGCCGATTTGATTGAGCAGTGGTTATTTAATCCTATTACCGTAGCCAGCGCCCTGGTTATTGGTGGGGTGGTGATGCTTTGGGCGGAAAAGCGTAAGCATAAAATTGCTGCTGAAACTGTTGATGATATGAGTTGGCAGCAAGCCTTGAAGATAGGCTGCGCACAGTGCTTGGCCTTGATTCCAGGCACTTCACGCTCAGCTTCAACCATTATTGGCGGTCTTTACTTTGGTTTGTCACGTAAGGCAGCCACCGAGTTTTCATTCTTTTTGGCCATGCCAACTATGGTTGGGGCCACTGTGTATTCCGTCTATAAGCACCGTGAGCTGTTTGCCGGTGGCGATGACCTTTGGGTGTTCGCTATTGGCTTTGTTACTTCATTTATTTTTGCCATGCTGGCAGTGCGTGCTTTGTTGAAGTTTATTGCTAATAACAGTTATGCCGTCTTTGCTTGGTACCGCATTGTATTTGGTCTATTAATTTTAGCGACTTGGCAACTGGGCTTTATTGATTGGGCCTCGATCGGCGAATAA
- a CDS encoding TetR family transcriptional regulator — protein MAQSDTVERILDVAEILFAEKGFAETSLRLITSKAQVNLAAVNYHFGSKKSLIQAVFSRFLEPLCISLDAELDRRSATNQPPWTVELLLDVLVEQILLVKPRSGNDLSIFMRLLGLAFSQSQGHLRRYLNDTYGKVFYRYMLLLREAAPEVQPIELFWRVHFMIGAAAFSMSGLKALRAIVETEYQVHMNTEQVLRLMVPFLAAGLRAESVIDDVGMQPVIKKKAP, from the coding sequence ATGGCTCAGTCAGACACTGTAGAGCGTATTTTAGACGTTGCCGAGATACTCTTTGCCGAGAAAGGCTTTGCAGAGACTTCACTGCGCTTGATCACCAGTAAAGCACAGGTGAACTTGGCCGCTGTCAATTATCACTTTGGCTCTAAAAAATCCCTTATCCAAGCGGTGTTCTCACGCTTCTTAGAGCCGTTGTGTATCAGTTTGGATGCCGAGCTTGATCGCCGCTCGGCGACTAATCAGCCGCCTTGGACTGTCGAACTATTGTTGGATGTTTTAGTCGAACAAATTCTTCTGGTTAAACCGCGCAGTGGTAATGACTTATCAATCTTTATGCGTTTGTTAGGTCTGGCCTTTAGCCAAAGCCAAGGGCACTTACGGCGTTACTTGAATGACACTTACGGCAAGGTGTTTTACCGTTACATGCTGTTGTTGCGTGAAGCCGCGCCAGAAGTGCAGCCCATTGAGCTATTTTGGCGAGTGCACTTTATGATTGGTGCTGCGGCCTTTAGTATGTCGGGTCTTAAAGCCCTGCGCGCCATTGTCGAAACTGAATACCAAGTGCATATGAATACTGAGCAAGTGCTGCGCTTGATGGTGCCATTTTTAGCCGCTGGCTTGCGTGCTGAGAGTGTGATTGATGATGTGGGTATGCAGCCGGTGATTAAAAAGAAAGCACCTTAA
- a CDS encoding L,D-transpeptidase, with the protein MIDYLHVSIAEQKLYAFSQQQLQATYPVSTALNGPGEQNNSGCTPRGLHYIRAKIGAELPLNAVLRGRRWTGEVWSPQLHAAYPQRDWILSRILWLSGCEVGRNRLGSCDTFRRYIYIHGTAEEELIGQPYSHGCIRMRNDDLIELYDQLIAACPVQISEHATQAQILHLLTKE; encoded by the coding sequence ATGATTGATTATCTGCATGTCTCCATTGCAGAACAAAAGCTTTATGCATTTTCCCAGCAGCAGCTGCAGGCAACTTACCCTGTATCAACTGCCTTAAATGGACCAGGCGAGCAAAATAATTCTGGCTGCACACCCCGTGGATTGCACTATATACGAGCCAAAATAGGTGCTGAACTGCCGCTAAACGCTGTGTTGCGTGGCCGCCGCTGGACTGGCGAGGTGTGGTCACCGCAGTTGCATGCTGCTTACCCGCAACGGGATTGGATTTTATCGCGTATTCTTTGGCTCAGCGGTTGTGAGGTTGGGCGTAACCGTTTAGGTTCTTGTGATACTTTCCGCCGTTATATTTATATTCACGGTACCGCTGAGGAAGAGCTGATTGGCCAGCCTTATTCCCATGGCTGTATTCGCATGCGCAATGACGATTTAATCGAGCTTTACGACCAACTGATAGCTGCATGTCCGGTGCAAATCAGCGAGCATGCAACACAAGCACAGATACTGCATTTACTCACTAAGGAATAG